A portion of the Candidatus Saccharimonadales bacterium genome contains these proteins:
- the tilS gene encoding tRNA lysidine(34) synthetase TilS, which yields MKSALAVKLPTTGRYIVAVSGGLDSVALLHLLVSQPESDLQLRVAHVNHGLRSTAERDERLVRDLARLYGLPIDVAHLELGQASEAEARSKRYDFLFEQAKKYRAKAIITAHHGDDQIETSLLNTLRGSGRIGQAASLNRARVLRPLIDLSKSELRDYAKSRGLVWHEDETNQDRAITRNFLRHEMLAELDQDLSRQHTQLLAEHAKLNAQIDQRLAKLYYQFRVPAGVDLPRAWLAAQSWAELEAFIHFVLIKLAPEREFTRRQIQSLVQLAKIAPAGSQFHASASLMLQIRYDTVAIVLGSEAAAPVLAVSLAPETSQVFGRFRLSFGTQRAPDQSSIDLPLGLYRVRSYQPGDWIKQATGRRKLHDIFIDKKVPRGERLRWPIITDSGGQILWLPKLAVDHQIRPNANAAYNLIAEEV from the coding sequence ATGAAGTCGGCACTTGCGGTCAAACTTCCCACCACCGGGCGCTACATTGTAGCCGTCTCGGGTGGACTTGATTCGGTAGCGTTATTACACTTATTAGTTAGTCAACCGGAAAGTGATCTGCAACTTCGGGTGGCACATGTAAATCATGGCCTAAGATCAACGGCCGAGCGCGATGAGCGCTTGGTGCGCGATCTAGCTCGCTTATATGGCTTGCCGATTGATGTCGCTCACTTAGAGCTGGGCCAAGCCAGCGAAGCCGAAGCTCGGAGCAAACGATACGACTTTTTGTTTGAGCAGGCCAAAAAGTATCGTGCTAAAGCCATTATTACCGCGCATCACGGCGATGATCAGATCGAAACCAGCTTGTTGAACACTTTACGGGGCAGCGGCCGAATAGGGCAGGCCGCCAGCCTGAATCGCGCTCGAGTCCTAAGACCTCTGATTGATTTATCCAAAAGTGAGCTGAGAGACTATGCCAAAAGTCGCGGTTTGGTTTGGCACGAAGACGAAACTAATCAAGACCGAGCCATCACTCGGAACTTCTTGCGTCATGAAATGCTAGCCGAACTGGATCAAGATCTGAGTCGCCAGCACACTCAACTATTGGCTGAACACGCCAAGTTAAACGCTCAGATTGATCAAAGACTGGCCAAACTGTATTACCAATTTAGAGTTCCTGCTGGCGTTGATCTGCCGCGGGCCTGGCTGGCGGCTCAATCCTGGGCCGAACTAGAGGCTTTCATTCACTTTGTATTGATCAAGCTGGCACCGGAGCGCGAATTTACTCGGCGACAAATCCAGTCTTTGGTCCAATTGGCGAAAATCGCGCCGGCTGGCAGTCAATTCCACGCCTCTGCGTCATTGATGCTACAGATCAGGTATGATACAGTTGCAATTGTCTTAGGTAGTGAGGCGGCCGCCCCGGTTTTGGCAGTCAGTCTAGCACCTGAGACCTCACAAGTATTCGGCCGTTTTCGCTTGAGTTTTGGGACGCAGCGAGCTCCCGACCAGTCATCAATCGATCTGCCACTAGGGCTCTACCGTGTCCGCAGTTATCAACCGGGAGATTGGATTAAACAGGCGACTGGCCGGCGTAAATTGCACGATATCTTCATCGATAAAAAAGTGCCTCGCGGTGAACGGTTAAGATGGCCCATTATTACGGATAGCGGCGGCCAAATCCTGTGGCTCCCCAAATTGGCCGTTGATCACCAAATCAGACCGAATGCAAATGCCGCCTACAATCTAATTGCCGAGGAAGTATGA
- a CDS encoding MBL fold metallo-hydrolase → MKVTAVGTGTNLVTPNRYGSSYLVETDDKKLLLDIGIHSSLRLKELGLTLADIDFLIISHRHPDHIGDLISNLISVHQAGLRGLIPERKAPFEIHGYPGLKADFDTLMQLFYPDRAITYPLSVHEHGDDEFDLSGVKVMTKLVPHMEQFMKAIAVRLEAEGQVVMYSGDSGLSENLVELATNADIAIIEASFSTKQYAEKGLVPGHMAPQEGAQIAAKAGVKKLVFSHLYDGAETDEVITDSARKLFQGEIIIAQDKLRLL, encoded by the coding sequence ATGAAGGTAACGGCCGTAGGTACCGGCACCAATTTGGTAACGCCCAACCGATATGGCTCGTCATATCTCGTTGAGACAGACGATAAAAAACTCCTACTCGATATTGGTATCCATAGTTCGCTACGTCTAAAAGAACTCGGACTGACGTTGGCAGATATTGATTTTTTAATCATCAGCCACCGGCACCCAGATCACATTGGAGATCTTATATCTAATTTGATTTCCGTTCACCAAGCCGGCCTGCGCGGTCTAATCCCAGAACGTAAAGCCCCCTTTGAAATCCACGGCTACCCTGGTTTAAAAGCCGACTTTGATACCTTAATGCAGCTGTTTTACCCCGATCGAGCCATCACCTATCCGCTGAGTGTCCACGAACATGGTGACGACGAATTTGATTTGAGCGGCGTTAAAGTGATGACCAAGTTGGTGCCGCACATGGAGCAGTTTATGAAGGCCATCGCAGTAAGGTTAGAGGCTGAGGGTCAAGTTGTTATGTATTCAGGCGATTCTGGTCTGAGCGAGAACCTGGTTGAATTGGCCACGAACGCCGATATTGCCATTATCGAAGCCTCATTCTCAACCAAGCAATACGCCGAAAAGGGCTTGGTGCCAGGCCATATGGCACCGCAAGAGGGCGCCCAAATAGCCGCTAAGGCTGGGGTTAAAAAACTGGTGTTCTCGCACTTGTATGACGGGGCAGAAACTGATGAGGTTATTACTGACAGCGCCCGCAAACTTTTCCAGGGTGAAATTATCATCGCACAGGATAAGCTGCGGCTATTATGA
- the lepA gene encoding translation elongation factor 4, translated as MSQTPLTKIRNFCIIAHIDHGKSTLADRLLELTGTVEARQMQEQLLDSMELEREKGITIKLQPVQMSWRDQILNLIDTPGHVDFSYEVSRSLAACEGAVLVVDAAQGIQAQTLANVYLAIEAGLTIIPVINKIDLPAAEPDRVAGELSKLLGIEPDSVLRVSAKQGTGVEALLDRIVAEVPPPKGEIDQPLRALIFDSLYDPYRGVVLYLRVVDGSLDANTSISLMGSKQAGSAIDVGIFKPQQTPVANLGTGQIGYAVTNFRSVSEARVGDTMTTASTPATDPLPGYRQIKPFVYAGIFASSQEQYPALRDALTKLQLNDAALSFTPENSQILGFGFRVGFLGLLHLEIVTERLEREYGLEIVATNPSTDYQILLKTGSKNTVRSAAELPDPSQIEAIQEPWIKGEIVVPETYVGGIIGLINQIRGHQTNLNYLDQSLAVIDFEAPLANVLTDFYDSLKSLTSGYGSFSYELSDYRIEDLVRLDILVGGQLVDSLSGIVHRDESYRIGKAMVDKLKEVIPRQLFEVSLQAAIGGKIIAREDIKALGKNVTAKLYGGDVTRKNKLLDKQKAGKKKMKRIGKVDIPAEAFMVLVKRG; from the coding sequence ATGTCGCAAACCCCTCTTACCAAAATCCGTAACTTTTGCATTATTGCTCACATTGATCACGGCAAATCAACTCTGGCCGATCGCCTGCTGGAACTAACCGGCACAGTTGAGGCGCGCCAAATGCAAGAGCAGCTGCTGGACTCAATGGAGCTCGAACGCGAAAAGGGGATTACCATCAAACTCCAGCCGGTTCAAATGAGTTGGCGGGATCAAATCCTGAACCTGATCGATACTCCCGGTCATGTTGATTTTAGCTATGAAGTTTCGCGCTCACTAGCAGCATGCGAGGGGGCCGTTTTGGTGGTTGATGCGGCCCAAGGGATCCAAGCCCAAACCCTGGCCAATGTCTATTTGGCCATTGAGGCTGGGCTTACTATTATCCCAGTTATTAACAAAATCGACTTGCCGGCGGCCGAACCGGATCGTGTGGCAGGGGAGTTGTCCAAACTACTGGGGATTGAACCGGACTCAGTTTTGAGAGTATCGGCCAAGCAGGGGACGGGTGTGGAGGCTTTGCTCGATCGAATCGTGGCTGAAGTGCCGCCACCCAAAGGGGAGATCGATCAACCGCTCAGAGCACTGATCTTCGATTCACTTTATGACCCCTATCGCGGCGTGGTGCTATATTTACGGGTGGTCGATGGCAGTCTTGATGCCAATACTTCAATTAGCCTGATGGGCTCTAAACAAGCCGGTTCAGCAATCGATGTGGGTATCTTTAAACCTCAACAAACCCCCGTAGCCAACTTGGGCACCGGCCAAATTGGTTACGCCGTAACCAATTTTCGTTCTGTTAGCGAGGCCAGAGTCGGGGACACTATGACCACGGCCTCTACCCCAGCCACCGATCCCCTACCTGGATATCGTCAGATCAAACCCTTCGTTTACGCTGGCATTTTTGCGAGTTCGCAAGAACAATATCCGGCCTTAAGAGACGCTTTAACTAAACTGCAACTCAACGACGCGGCGCTAAGTTTTACGCCCGAAAACTCGCAGATTCTAGGCTTTGGTTTTCGGGTTGGTTTTTTGGGGCTACTGCATTTGGAAATTGTGACCGAACGCTTGGAGCGCGAATACGGCCTAGAAATCGTGGCCACAAATCCCTCAACCGACTACCAAATCTTACTTAAAACTGGCAGCAAAAATACGGTTCGATCAGCCGCCGAATTACCCGATCCGTCGCAGATCGAAGCGATCCAAGAGCCTTGGATTAAGGGTGAAATTGTCGTGCCGGAAACCTACGTTGGTGGCATCATCGGTTTAATTAATCAGATCCGCGGGCACCAAACCAATTTGAACTATCTCGATCAAAGTCTGGCCGTAATCGATTTCGAAGCGCCGTTAGCCAACGTCTTAACCGATTTCTACGATTCGCTCAAAAGCCTGACCAGTGGCTATGGCTCCTTTAGTTATGAATTGTCTGATTATCGGATTGAAGATTTGGTCCGCTTAGATATTTTGGTTGGCGGCCAATTGGTTGATAGCTTGAGTGGTATCGTTCACCGCGATGAGTCTTATCGGATTGGTAAAGCCATGGTCGATAAGCTCAAAGAAGTCATTCCCCGCCAGCTCTTCGAAGTCAGCTTGCAGGCCGCCATCGGTGGTAAAATCATTGCTCGCGAAGACATCAAAGCTTTGGGTAAAAACGTCACTGCTAAACTTTATGGCGGCGACGTCACCCGCAAAAATAAACTCTTAGACAAACAAAAGGCTGGCAAGAAAAAGATGAAACGCATTGGTAAAGTCGATATTCCGGCCGAGGCCTTTATGGTGCTGGTCAAGCGGGGCTAG
- a CDS encoding NUDIX hydrolase, whose amino-acid sequence MTNIYRHSAENHHHLSVGAIIVNDKGQVLCHHHLETKHFGPVFHDLYLLMRETVEPNEALEAAVQRGCLEEMGAEVNIAEYLGPIVAKFSENGREIEKTTLYFRCQLIKLDAGLRDSNDPESSSVLEWHDTDFLIKKSADQARELGRADIDESAILQRLS is encoded by the coding sequence ATGACAAATATTTACCGACACAGTGCCGAAAACCACCATCATCTTTCAGTTGGCGCCATAATAGTTAATGACAAAGGCCAGGTGCTCTGTCACCATCACCTCGAAACTAAACATTTTGGCCCCGTCTTCCACGATCTGTATTTATTAATGCGCGAAACCGTGGAACCAAATGAAGCGCTCGAGGCCGCAGTCCAACGTGGTTGCTTGGAAGAAATGGGTGCGGAAGTTAATATTGCAGAATATCTAGGCCCGATCGTTGCCAAATTTAGCGAAAACGGTCGCGAAATCGAAAAAACTACTCTCTATTTTCGTTGCCAATTGATTAAACTTGATGCCGGTCTGCGTGATAGCAATGATCCCGAAAGTAGCAGCGTGCTTGAATGGCACGATACCGATTTTCTAATCAAAAAATCTGCCGATCAGGCCAGGGAACTTGGGCGGGCAGATATAGATGAATCAGCCATTTTACAGCGATTGTCCTAG
- the ftsH gene encoding ATP-dependent zinc metalloprotease FtsH, protein MKKNARKFWFLMVALLAVAVLLVVSVSPVKTENVSLSQVIDEANSGKVDKIEVDGDKLTVVLKDAAAPKQVAYKEDSANLTDYGIDYHKVTIDTKNPTTSGGRILDLAVTILPVLLIIGFFYFMMRQAQGSSNQAMSFGKSKARLFGNEKTKVSFKDVAGSEEAKQELSEVVEFLKYPGKFEALGAKIPKGVLLFGPPGTGKTLLARAVAGEAGVPFFSISGSEFVEMFVGVGASRVRDLFMKAKKNAPCIIFIDEIDAVGRQRGTGMGGGHDEREQTLNQILVEMDGFEQGTNVIVMAATNRPDVLDPALLRPGRFDRRVTLDAPDLKNREEILAVHSVGKPFEKEVNMNQIAKKTPGFSGADLSNVMNEAAILAARHNQKKVTQADLNAAVEKVMLGPERRGKVMSAREKEITAYHEAGHAIVSHVLPNCHPVHKISIVSRGHAGGFTWSLPDEEKSLNSVADFKDDLAMMLGGRMAEKVIFDEVTTGASNDLQNATNLARRMVMDYGMSTKLKNRVFGTHTDAIFLGRELGEGKNYSEEVAKVIDDEVALLIDEAAARAEEVIKTHRPDMDKIAARLLVEETIEGEQFEDLVGPKKRVEVESVLPKEDKSAKGEAGQAAVGEPAGA, encoded by the coding sequence ATGAAGAAAAACGCCCGCAAATTTTGGTTTTTAATGGTTGCACTCCTGGCAGTGGCGGTCTTGCTGGTAGTTTCAGTTTCGCCAGTTAAAACCGAAAATGTCTCGCTGTCTCAGGTTATTGATGAGGCCAACTCTGGCAAAGTCGACAAAATCGAAGTCGACGGCGATAAGCTGACTGTAGTTCTAAAAGATGCTGCCGCTCCCAAGCAGGTGGCTTATAAAGAAGATTCGGCCAACCTGACCGATTACGGCATTGATTATCACAAAGTCACAATCGACACCAAAAATCCGACTACCAGCGGCGGCCGGATTCTCGACCTGGCTGTAACCATACTGCCAGTGCTCTTAATCATTGGCTTTTTCTACTTCATGATGCGCCAAGCTCAAGGTTCCAGCAATCAGGCCATGAGCTTCGGTAAAAGTAAGGCCAGATTGTTTGGTAACGAAAAGACTAAGGTCTCGTTCAAAGACGTGGCTGGATCTGAGGAGGCCAAACAGGAATTAAGTGAAGTTGTTGAATTCTTGAAATACCCAGGTAAATTTGAGGCTTTGGGGGCCAAAATCCCCAAGGGCGTCCTGCTGTTTGGCCCGCCCGGAACCGGTAAAACTTTGCTGGCTCGAGCTGTAGCCGGTGAAGCTGGCGTACCATTCTTTAGCATATCTGGTTCCGAATTTGTCGAAATGTTCGTGGGTGTTGGCGCCAGCCGTGTCCGTGACCTCTTTATGAAGGCCAAAAAGAATGCCCCTTGCATCATCTTTATCGACGAAATTGACGCTGTTGGGCGCCAGCGCGGTACCGGCATGGGCGGCGGTCACGACGAGCGCGAGCAAACCCTGAATCAAATTTTGGTCGAGATGGACGGCTTCGAACAAGGCACCAATGTGATTGTAATGGCCGCCACCAACCGGCCCGACGTTCTGGATCCAGCCCTACTTCGACCCGGGCGCTTCGATCGCCGGGTCACGCTGGATGCGCCAGATTTGAAGAACCGCGAAGAAATCTTGGCCGTCCATTCGGTTGGCAAACCGTTCGAGAAAGAGGTCAACATGAATCAGATTGCCAAAAAGACTCCGGGTTTTTCAGGAGCTGATTTATCCAACGTCATGAATGAGGCCGCCATTTTGGCCGCCCGCCATAATCAAAAGAAAGTTACCCAAGCCGACCTCAATGCCGCGGTCGAGAAAGTCATGCTGGGACCAGAGCGGCGGGGCAAAGTTATGAGTGCTAGAGAAAAAGAAATCACCGCCTATCACGAGGCCGGGCATGCCATTGTGTCGCACGTTTTGCCGAATTGTCACCCGGTGCACAAGATTTCGATCGTCTCGCGGGGTCACGCCGGCGGCTTCACCTGGAGTTTGCCCGATGAAGAAAAGTCACTTAACAGTGTGGCCGATTTCAAGGATGATTTGGCCATGATGTTGGGCGGACGTATGGCCGAAAAAGTTATTTTTGACGAGGTCACCACCGGGGCCTCCAACGATCTCCAAAACGCCACCAATTTGGCTAGAAGGATGGTGATGGATTACGGCATGAGTACCAAATTAAAGAACCGTGTCTTTGGCACTCATACTGATGCCATTTTCTTAGGTCGCGAGTTGGGCGAAGGCAAGAATTACTCCGAAGAAGTTGCTAAGGTGATCGATGACGAAGTGGCACTGCTGATCGATGAGGCGGCTGCCCGCGCCGAAGAGGTTATCAAAACCCATCGCCCTGATATGGATAAAATTGCGGCCAGGTTGCTAGTGGAAGAAACCATCGAAGGCGAACAGTTCGAAGATCTAGTTGGGCCAAAGAAACGGGTTGAAGTCGAAAGTGTTTTACCAAAAGAAGATAAGTCGGCCAAAGGTGAGGCTGGGCAAGCGGCTGTCGGCGAGCCAGCCGGGGCTTAA
- a CDS encoding CTP synthase, whose protein sequence is MANKPTKFIFVTGGVLSGLGKGITAASIGNILKARGLSVNIQKCDPYLNVDAGTLNPREHGECFVTHDGAETDLDLGHYERFLDQELNQASSLMAGRVLLRVIQDERAGKYEGDDVQIIPHLTAAIQRYIREAGEGFDVHIVEIGGTVGDYESLSFIEAIRELGIVVGQANSLYVHVVYLPFLGASQETKTKPAQNSVRELRGLGIAPDILVARSEKTAANGAKRKLSLYSGVPEDAIALLPNASSIYEVPLTLEDTGIAKVICRRLGLEVKKPNLDAWRDVVDRTKSAKKQLLNVGVVAKYMDNQDTYMSVFEALRSAAYAGDFDIHIKWIDAEKLEKSRDVGKVLGGVQGLVVPGGFGVRGLEGKIKAAQYALTHDLPYLGLCLGLQMGIVAAARNGGLALATSKELDPHSPDLVISTMSDQEGKENTGGTMRLGNYPCVLTKGTKSAKLYGVGMVEERHRHRYECNNDYRDQYESWGIRVAGTSPDGKLVEMIEANNHPFFVASQFHPEFKSRPGRPHPLFKGFIESLK, encoded by the coding sequence GTGGCAAACAAACCGACTAAATTCATTTTTGTGACAGGTGGTGTACTTTCCGGTTTGGGAAAGGGTATAACTGCCGCCTCAATCGGTAACATTCTCAAAGCCCGCGGTTTGAGCGTCAACATTCAGAAGTGCGATCCTTATCTAAATGTTGATGCCGGCACCTTAAACCCGCGCGAACATGGCGAGTGTTTTGTGACACATGATGGAGCTGAAACTGATTTGGATCTTGGCCACTACGAACGTTTTTTGGACCAGGAACTTAATCAGGCCAGTTCGCTAATGGCTGGACGAGTCCTTTTGCGGGTCATTCAGGACGAACGGGCGGGCAAATACGAGGGCGATGACGTTCAGATAATCCCCCATTTGACAGCAGCCATCCAGCGCTACATCCGCGAAGCTGGCGAGGGCTTTGATGTTCACATTGTCGAAATCGGCGGCACGGTTGGCGACTATGAAAGTTTAAGTTTTATTGAAGCGATTCGTGAACTTGGCATTGTGGTTGGCCAAGCCAACAGCCTTTACGTGCACGTAGTCTACCTGCCCTTCCTCGGCGCCAGCCAAGAAACCAAGACCAAGCCAGCCCAAAATTCAGTCCGAGAGTTGCGCGGTCTGGGCATTGCTCCGGATATCTTAGTCGCTCGCAGCGAAAAAACAGCTGCCAATGGCGCTAAACGTAAACTTAGCCTCTACAGCGGTGTGCCAGAGGACGCTATTGCCTTATTACCTAACGCATCATCGATCTATGAGGTCCCATTAACGCTCGAAGATACCGGTATTGCCAAAGTCATATGCCGACGCCTGGGGCTCGAGGTCAAAAAACCGAACTTGGACGCTTGGCGGGACGTGGTTGACCGGACTAAATCAGCTAAAAAGCAGCTTCTAAATGTTGGGGTTGTGGCAAAGTATATGGATAATCAGGACACCTATATGTCAGTTTTTGAGGCTTTGCGCTCAGCCGCCTACGCCGGTGATTTCGACATTCACATCAAATGGATTGATGCTGAGAAATTGGAAAAATCTCGAGACGTTGGCAAAGTCTTAGGCGGCGTCCAAGGTCTAGTTGTACCAGGAGGTTTTGGCGTCAGGGGGCTCGAGGGCAAAATTAAGGCTGCTCAATACGCCCTGACACACGATCTGCCCTACTTAGGGCTTTGCCTAGGACTCCAGATGGGCATTGTGGCGGCAGCTCGCAACGGGGGACTGGCTCTAGCGACGTCAAAAGAACTTGATCCGCACAGTCCCGATCTGGTTATCAGTACAATGTCGGATCAGGAAGGCAAAGAAAATACTGGTGGCACTATGCGGCTGGGGAACTACCCTTGCGTACTAACAAAAGGGACCAAGTCAGCCAAACTTTACGGAGTGGGTATGGTCGAGGAGCGCCATCGCCACCGTTATGAATGTAATAATGACTACCGGGATCAATATGAGTCCTGGGGAATTCGCGTAGCTGGAACTTCACCTGACGGAAAATTGGTCGAGATGATTGAGGCTAACAATCACCCTTTTTTTGTAGCCAGTCAGTTTCACCCCGAATTTAAATCCCGCCCTGGTCGTCCCCACCCATTATTTAAAGGCTTTATTGAAAGTTTGAAGTAA
- a CDS encoding GNAT family N-acetyltransferase: MEIKRIIKADEVNERLTLAMQSLCKQLTNSAPKTAIFPHLGQEELRQIIAEEHTALFMAMAKDGNYIGTTTVHVWRHPVRKRAFIDDVVVDSNNRGQGAAMALVQAAVDFAKSESADYIELTCNSKARPEAAQLYLKMGFEIVQTDVFRFALSQF; the protein is encoded by the coding sequence ATGGAAATAAAACGGATCATCAAAGCCGATGAGGTTAATGAGAGGCTGACTCTTGCCATGCAGTCCCTGTGCAAACAGCTCACCAACTCCGCTCCTAAAACAGCTATCTTTCCGCACTTGGGCCAAGAGGAGTTGCGACAAATAATTGCCGAGGAACATACTGCACTATTCATGGCCATGGCAAAAGATGGAAACTATATCGGTACAACCACTGTCCATGTTTGGCGCCACCCGGTTAGAAAACGAGCGTTTATTGATGACGTTGTGGTTGATTCTAATAATCGCGGCCAAGGTGCAGCCATGGCACTAGTTCAAGCCGCAGTGGATTTTGCCAAGTCGGAATCGGCGGATTATATTGAGCTGACCTGCAACTCAAAAGCCCGTCCGGAGGCCGCACAACTTTATCTGAAGATGGGTTTCGAAATAGTTCAGACGGATGTCTTTCGCTTCGCGTTATCTCAATTCTAG
- the bcp gene encoding thioredoxin-dependent thiol peroxidase, which produces MKAPDFNLPDQDGKNHSLADYRGKWLVLYFYPKDDTPGCTKEACSFRDGRQALVEAGLEVAGVSKDTVASHKKFVDKYQLNFTLLADPELTTIKAYKSWGLKKFMGREFEGTLRNTYLINPKGEIVKTYEKVKPDQHAMQILEDFEALAK; this is translated from the coding sequence ATGAAAGCGCCCGATTTCAATCTACCTGACCAAGACGGCAAAAACCATTCTCTAGCCGACTACCGCGGTAAGTGGCTAGTATTATATTTTTACCCCAAGGATGACACACCGGGGTGCACCAAAGAAGCTTGCAGTTTTCGTGATGGCCGACAGGCTTTAGTCGAGGCCGGGCTGGAAGTCGCAGGCGTTAGTAAAGATACAGTCGCTAGCCACAAAAAGTTCGTGGATAAGTATCAGCTCAACTTTACCCTGCTAGCTGACCCAGAGCTTACGACCATCAAAGCCTACAAATCTTGGGGTCTCAAGAAGTTTATGGGTCGCGAATTCGAAGGCACTTTGCGCAACACTTATTTGATAAATCCCAAGGGCGAAATCGTAAAAACTTACGAGAAAGTCAAACCAGACCAACACGCCATGCAGATTCTAGAGGACTTTGAGGCCCTCGCCAAATGA
- a CDS encoding septum formation initiator family protein: MRKYFTRANLGIVIGILASLYLLVILVGVIKRNHDLQTQINGLNTQITKLNDEKDQLSYQIQYYQTDAFKEKQARAKLGLASPGESVIILPRTDQSASDQTTQAATQKPKSHIAQWFDFLFGS; the protein is encoded by the coding sequence ATGCGTAAGTACTTTACCCGCGCCAATCTTGGCATCGTCATCGGTATCCTAGCTAGCCTTTATTTATTAGTAATTCTAGTCGGCGTTATTAAACGTAACCACGACTTGCAGACCCAGATAAATGGTTTGAATACCCAAATTACTAAACTTAATGACGAAAAAGACCAGCTCAGCTACCAGATTCAGTATTATCAAACCGATGCTTTTAAAGAAAAGCAGGCTCGAGCCAAGTTGGGGCTGGCTAGCCCAGGGGAGAGCGTAATTATTTTGCCCAGAACCGACCAATCAGCCAGCGACCAAACAACACAAGCGGCTACTCAAAAGCCAAAATCACACATTGCCCAGTGGTTTGATTTCTTGTTTGGGTCCTAA
- the murJ gene encoding murein biosynthesis integral membrane protein MurJ — protein sequence MKQLISKFNRRNSFSGAATLIGFFYLASRFLGLVRDRLLASHFGIGAMPDAYAAAFRIPDLIFTLMVSGAFAVAFIPIFTEFWVKKEREQAWHLTNSLLNILAVATIVICALIFIFVGPISSAIAPGFDPYRHQVLVNLTRIMLWTPVFFAISSVMGSVQQSFNRFLFFAISGIFYNLGIIFGIIFLSERFSIYGVAIGVVIGAASQALIQILGMFGLGYRYHWRFRLRDLGVVRVIRLMIPRALDQGIDQINYTVQTIIGSQLATGSLTAFYYANNLRNVPLVIFGTSIATAAFPDLAARAARNDIKGLVDKLDENTRLILFFVVPAAAVAILLRGYIVRLLFGFGNQTTANTLGWFAATIIFQSLFFLVARFYYALQDTKTPLYLSIFTIGLNIVLSLILSPHYGVVGLAMAQSIVSALETTVLYLLLMRKLPTIGLGRIMNGALKIGVASLIMGSLIYLSLNYLLPLNVGDRGLFVVAPKFLALLAIGTVGYLLPCYLMRLEEAHAFTSRFFNYLRPTNQIVN from the coding sequence ATGAAGCAACTGATTAGTAAGTTCAATCGCCGCAATAGCTTCAGTGGGGCAGCCACCCTGATCGGCTTTTTTTATTTGGCCAGCCGTTTTTTAGGTTTGGTCCGCGACCGATTGCTGGCTTCCCACTTTGGTATTGGCGCCATGCCCGACGCCTATGCCGCCGCCTTTCGTATACCTGACCTAATTTTTACCTTGATGGTCTCAGGTGCCTTTGCCGTGGCTTTCATCCCAATTTTTACCGAATTTTGGGTCAAAAAAGAACGCGAGCAGGCTTGGCATTTAACCAACTCGCTGCTTAATATTTTAGCTGTTGCCACTATTGTGATTTGTGCCTTAATTTTCATTTTCGTTGGTCCAATCTCTTCGGCCATTGCCCCGGGGTTTGACCCATATCGGCACCAGGTCCTGGTTAATCTGACCCGAATTATGCTCTGGACCCCAGTCTTCTTCGCCATCTCCAGTGTTATGGGCTCTGTCCAACAATCCTTTAACCGTTTCCTGTTTTTTGCCATTTCAGGCATTTTTTATAATCTGGGAATAATTTTCGGTATTATTTTCTTAAGTGAACGCTTCTCGATTTACGGCGTAGCTATCGGTGTCGTGATCGGGGCAGCCAGCCAAGCCTTAATTCAGATTTTGGGTATGTTCGGCCTAGGCTACCGCTATCATTGGCGTTTTCGCCTGCGCGATCTTGGTGTGGTCCGCGTCATTCGCCTGATGATTCCTAGAGCTTTGGATCAAGGCATCGATCAGATCAATTACACCGTCCAGACCATCATCGGTTCACAATTGGCCACTGGCTCTCTGACAGCTTTTTACTATGCCAACAACCTTCGGAATGTGCCGCTAGTTATTTTCGGAACCTCGATTGCAACGGCGGCTTTCCCAGATTTAGCAGCCCGGGCCGCCCGCAACGACATCAAAGGTCTAGTCGACAAGCTTGATGAAAACACCCGCTTGATCCTGTTCTTTGTAGTTCCAGCCGCGGCTGTCGCCATTCTGTTGCGTGGCTATATCGTGCGCTTGCTGTTCGGATTTGGTAACCAAACTACGGCCAATACCTTGGGCTGGTTTGCTGCCACCATTATTTTTCAATCGCTGTTTTTCCTGGTGGCTAGGTTTTATTACGCCCTTCAAGACACCAAGACTCCGCTTTATCTGAGTATTTTCACGATTGGCCTAAACATTGTTTTGAGTCTGATATTATCCCCGCACTATGGTGTGGTTGGTTTGGCCATGGCTCAATCGATCGTATCGGCTCTAGAAACCACCGTTCTCTACCTCTTACTAATGCGCAAATTACCCACAATTGGTCTGGGCCGAATCATGAATGGCGCCCTAAAAATCGGCGTGGCCAGTCTGATTATGGGCAGTTTAATTTATTTGTCGCTGAATTATTTGCTGCCGCTCAATGTGGGCGACCGTGGCCTATTTGTAGTGGCGCCTAAATTCTTGGCTCTATTGGCCATCGGTACGGTTGGCTACTTGCTGCCTTGTTATCTAATGCGACTGGAAGAAGCCCATGCCTTCACTAGTCGTTTCTTTAATTACTTGCGTCCGACCAACCAAATTGTGAATTAG